Proteins from a single region of Bombus pascuorum chromosome 5, iyBomPasc1.1, whole genome shotgun sequence:
- the LOC132906777 gene encoding ATPase family AAA domain-containing protein 5 has protein sequence MRNITQYFEDNVQSNNDISLHSDNDTKKETKYRKDSKGKRNRVKIKISRTNSNGRICDIMDNSSDMIDKTPSPFAKINNEDKDSYETPKKSFPKSVRKPSKLNKSTDQASSYLNLGTNDFDIKNREQSKEGNVKTRSSSNKKYRKELSNKTNISEDISMDSTLKSREVIDDIEVVTIDSNNEIENSREESNAFQILMNRNKVLQYVSPIKVLPQNEEVNSRKSEEYREKLKRSKEKLIALADKKGYSKRKLAEMEEGEKIEQIIQNRIKLLKGEERKDSNTSTTILNHKQSGGSLLNYFSKIPMDLVHTNVSTIVVKADVHMTENNARCELYKSDISSTIQSNKKTNKLELSQMDDIRIIESENINILNNKKKQQNEQNHKHRWSLRIKLQTYENENAPAGDTSDEELFSPRSKVKLDMKNYKKCGSTRNLDSENLSTKNRNVKGISKPANEYTKLKLEKREHSESSKNNSKCLNNKSENKQKFIKCDKHDSTLIKNSNVKNYSNTNLEYTTENKQSEEDCMIIKDNSLKRKTFDKLAPLFTKRKRPNPEIIAARRLFLQPDMTDNNSKNKNRKVNVRSILPFPLISHVTQLNNLSWHETNIFNIPKEICNNYVPIIDINDFKSLIDFSKKKLRALEKINKPKIQEVLTDIEKHCSNVKDMWDVISLIVKEQPNKIVSPKTKTKKNKQSGKKEVIEYKTKEDQFEYCSWTYKYRPKCSQQIVGNEEAVAKLREWLLGWKLMFTNEDVSSGDEFYSSDSCQTRISENNQVAVLLGPHGCGKTASVYALADEFGYTVLELNASSRRTGKKLLKELEEATKSHRIKKDEKTSAFCDLVSNEIMPKKIPQNSLILLEDVDIIFEEDEGFISATYQLASNSKRPIVMTCRDVCSHLNKMAPQQNRIYFQEPVGNRVCVLLELISLAETGYRLPSNCITELLQSGDLRKAILQLQYLLLSGPPRILEQTINFKNSFWQNIRYYIHKPAIKITKRGKRKRVASNEVTNDDKNTLNNIANKLDNIALLSSLIEIEDCALNLWQIKAQPNLSLVENTAPYSASSNICLEIAEWIGSKIICKEELNDYNGTQYQDNIMLKKQSNKGVNEVLSQTTSLLLDHQIIATDYLPSVRTICRAEALRANNNNKRRNRFFHYLHNLKAPSTLFQPNILAAACKIMHDKVDNNTQSENNSVLV, from the exons ATGAGGAATATTACACAGTATTTTGAGGACAATGTACAGTCTAATAATGACATATCGTTACATTCTGATAATGatacgaaaaaagaaacgaagtatAGAAAGGATTCTAAAGGAAAACGTAAtcgtgttaaaattaaaatatctcgaACGAATTCTAATGGAAGAATATGTGATATTATGGACAATAGCAGTGATATGATTGATAAAACGCCTAGTCCATTTGCTAAGATAAATAACGAAGATAAAGATTCATATGAAACACCAAAAAAATCTTTTCCAAAAAGTGTTCGAAAGCCCTCCAAACTAAACAAATCAACAGATCAAGCTTCAAGTTATCTAAATTTAGGAACAAatgattttgatataaaaaatagagaacAAAGTAAAGAAGGTAATGTTAAAACTCGATCGAGcagtaataaaaagtatagaaaagAATTGAGTAATAAGACAAATATTAGTGAAGATATAAGCATGGATAGTACACTTAAAAGTAGAGAAGTTATTGATGATATAGAGGTAGTAACTATTGATTCTAATAATGAGATTGAGAATAGTAGGGAAGAATCAAATGCTTTTCAAATTCTAATGAATCGTAATAAGGTACTTCAATATGTCTCACCAATAAAAGTTCTTCCTCAAAATGAAGAAGTAAATAGCAGAAAATCAGAAGAGTATAGAGAGAAACTAAAACGTTCTAAAGAAAAACTAATAGCGTTAGCTGATAAGAAAGGATATTCTAAAAGAAAACTTGCAGAGATGGAAGAAGGtgaaaaaatagaacaaataatacaaaatcgTATAAAGCTGCTTAAAGGTGAAGAGAGAAAGGATAGTAATACGAGTACAACTATTTTAAATCATAAGCAATCAGGTGgtagtttattaaattatttcag cAAAATTCCAATGGATTTAGTACATACAAATGTGTCCACTATTGTAGTAAAAGCTGATGTACATATGACAGAAAACAATGCTAGATGTGAATTATATAAGTCAGATATAAGTAGTACAATACAATCAAATAagaaaactaataaattagaattatctCAAATGGATGACATTAGAATCATAGAATCTGAAAACATTAATatcttgaataataaaaaaaagcaacAAAATGAACAGAATCACAAACATAGATGGTCGTTGCGAATCAAACTTCAAacttatgaaaatgaaaatgctCCAGCAG gTGATACCAGTGATGAAGAATTATTCTCACCACGAAGTAAGGTTAAATtagatatgaaaaattataaaaaatgtggaTCAACTAGAAATCTAGATTCAGAAAACTTATCAACAAAAAATAGGAATGTAAAAGGAATATCAAAGCCAGCAaatgaatatacaaaattaaagcTAGAGAAACGTGAACATTCGGAAAGCTCAAAAAATAACagtaaatgtttaaataacaaatctgagaataaacagaaatttattaaatgtgaTAAACATGATTCaactttgataaaaaatagtaACGTAAAGAACTATAGTAATACTAATTTAGAATATACtacagaaaataaacaaagtgAAGAGGATTGTATGATTATCAAAGACAACAgtttaaagagaaaaacatttgataaattagcTCCTTTATTTACCAAACGGAAAAGGCCAAATCCAGAAATAATTGCAGCACGACGATTGTTTTTACAGCCAGATATGAcagataataatagtaaaaataaaaatcggaaAGTAAATGTTCGTAGTATACTACCATTTCCACTTATTAGTCATGTTACAcagttaaataatttatcttggCATGAaactaacatttttaatatcccAAAAGAAATCTGTAACAATTATGTTCCAATTATAGATATCAACGattttaaatctttaatagatttttccaagaaaaaattgagagctttagaaaaaattaacaaaccGAAAATTCAAGAGGTATTAACAGATATAGAAAAGCATTGTTCAAATGTAAAAGACATGTGGGATGTTATTTCACTTATTGTTAAGGAACAACCTAATAAAATAGTATCTcctaaaacaaaaactaaaaaaaataaacaatcgggaaaaaaagaagtaatagAATACAAAACTAAGGAGGATCAATTTGAATACTGTAGTTGGACTTACAAATACAGACCAAAATGTTCTCAGCAAATAGTTGGGAATGAAGAAGCAGTAGCAAAATTGAGGGAATGGCTGCTTGGGTGGAAACTAATGTTTACCAATGAGGATGTTAGCAGTGGAGATGAATTTTATTCATCTGATAGTTGTCAAACAAGAATTAGTGAAAATAATCAAGTAGCTGTATTACTCGGGCCACATGGCTGCGGTAAGACTGCGAGTGTATATGCACTAGCAGATGAATTTGGTTACAC CGTATTAGAGTTAAATGCATCATCTAGAAGAACAGGAAAAAAgcttttaaaagaattagaaGAAGCAACTAAATCACATCGAATTAAGAAAGATGAGAAAACATCTGCATTTTGTGACCtagtttcaaatgaaattatgCCAAAGAAAATACCACAAAACTCCCTAATTCTTTTAGAAGATgttgatattatatttgaagaagATGAAGGTTTTATTTCTGCTACATATCAATTAGCATCAAATTCAAAGCGTCCAATTGTTATGACGTGTAGAGACGTTTGTTCCCATCTCAATAAAATGGCACCTCAACAAaacagaatttattttcaagagCCTGTTGGTAATAGAGTTTGTgttttattagaattaatttcattagcagAAACTGGTTATAGACTTCCATCTAATTGCATAACA GAGTTATTGCAAAGCGGTGATTTACGAAAAGCTATATTacagttacaatatttattgttatctGGTCCACCACGAATATTGGAACAgactataaattttaaaaattcattttggcAAAATATACGGTATTATATACACAAGCCAGCAATTAAAATAACTAAGAGggggaaaaggaaaagagttGCAAGTAACGAAGTAACAAATGATGACAAAAATACACTAAATAATATAGcaaataaattagataataTAGCTTTACTATCATCTCTAATTGAAATAGAAGATTGTGCGTTAAATCTGTGGCAAATAAAAGCACAACCCAATTTATCTTTAGTCGAAAATACTGCTCCATATTCAGCTTCTAGTAATATATGTCTAGAAATAGCTGAATGGATAGgtagtaaaattatatgtaaagaGGAATTGAATGACTATAATGGGACACAATATCaagataatattatgttaaaaaaGCAGTCAAATAAAGGAGTAAATGAAGTGTTGTCACAAACTACATCGTTATTGCTCGACCATCAAATTATAGCTACAGATTACCTCCCATCTGTAAGAACAATATGTAGAGCAGAAGCATTAAGGGctaacaacaataataaaagaagaaatcggtTCTTTCATTATCTTCATAATTTGAAAGCACCATCTACGTTATTTCAACCTAATATTTTAGCAGCAGCATGCAAAATAATGCACGATAAAGTTGACAATAATACACAAAGTGAAAATAATAGTGTTCTCGTataa
- the LOC132906779 gene encoding eukaryotic translation initiation factor 3 subunit L produces MYDDYSEYDAYDDYGPPDVHGDQYDRLGYRQVPEVVRNFLVFLRNCINEGMIFEIQNLYETTFPKISEQLFDKSSWPDTQTIAHIVDNDPVFLTLYKELYYRHIYARMQGPTLEQRLGSFYNYCDLFNYILRPETPVQLELPDQWLWELIDEFVYQFQSFTQYRANLSNKTPEEIENLNAHSKTWDVLCVLNVLHYLVDKSKIKSQLEVYASGGDPDSVAGVFGRHSLYKMLGYFSLVGLLRLHSLLGDYYQAIKVLENVELYKKSAYSHVPGCQISTAYYVGFAYMMMRRYADAIRTFSGILLYIQRTKQLFATRSYQNDQINKQTEQMYHLLAICLVLHPQCIDDGLQQALRDKNYHEKMYKMQYGDLVEFESCFLFACPKFLSLTPPNPDNPTEDYVREAIKHQTQVFMDEVVQQKMLPTIRSYLKLYTTLPLSKLATFMCSNTRPDESWDLDKEVSALTIHLLCFKHKMKNIVWTKGASGLDGKFQSGSELDFYIDHDMIHIADTKVAHRYGDFFIRKILKFEELNRKLHHIKI; encoded by the exons ATGTATGATGATTATAGCGAG taTGATGCTTATGACGATTATGGACCACCAGATGTTCATGGTGACCAGTATGACAGATTGGGTTATCGTCAAGTACCAGAAGTTGTACGAAATTTCCTGGTTTTCTTACGCAATTGTATAAATGAAGGAATGATTTTTGAGATTCAAAATCTTTATGAAACAACGTTCCCGAAAATCTCAGAACAATTGTTTGATAAGTCTTCCTGGCCAGATACTCAAACAATTGCACATATAGTTGACAATGATCCAGTATTTCTTACTCTGTATAAAGAGCTTTATTATCGTCATATCTATGCTCGAATGCAAGGACCAACATTAGAACAACGTCTTGgatctttttataattattgtgatctttttaattatattttacgtcCAGAGACTCCAGTTCAATTAGAGTTACCCGATCAATGGTTATGGGAGCTTATTGATGAATTTGTTTAccaatttcaatcttttactCAATATCGTgctaatttatcaaataaaacacctgaagaaattgaaaatttaaatgcaCATAGCAAAACATGGGATGTATTGTGTGTTTTGaatgttttacattatttagtAGACAAATCAAAAATCAAAAGTCAATTAGAAGTATATGCAAGTGGCGGAGATCCAGATTCTGTTGCTGGTGTATTTGGAAGACACTCTTTATATAAAATGCTTGGATATTTTTCTCTTGTAGGATTATTACGTTTACATTCTCTTTTGGGAGACTATTATCAAGCCATTAAAGTATTAGAAAATGTTGAGCTTTATAAAAAGAGTGCATACTCACATGTTCCTGGTTGTCAAATATCAACAGCATATTATGTTGGTTTTGCTTATATGATGATGCGGAGATATGCAGATGCAATCAGAACATTTTctggtattttattatatattcaaagAACCAAACAGTTATTTGCAACAAGAAGTTACCAAAATGATCAAATTAATAAGCAAACAGAACAAATGTATCATTTATTAGCAATCTGTCTTGTTCTTCATCCACAATGTATTGATGACGGATTACAACAGGCGTTACGTGACAAAAATTAccatgaaaaaatgtataaaatgcaATATGGAGATTTAGTTGAATTTGAATCATGCTTTCTATTTGCATGTCCAAAGTTTTTATCTCTTACACCACCAAACCCTGATAATCCAACTGAAGATTATGTTCGAGAAGCAATTAAGCATCAAACTCAAGTCTTTATGGATGAAGTTGTTCAACAAAAAATGTTACCAACTATTCgttcatatttaaaattatatactactttgCCATTAAGTAAACTAGCTACATTTATGTGTAGTAATACTAGACCAGATGAGAGCTGGGATTTAGATAAAGAAGTCAGTGCATTAACTATTCATCTATTGTGttttaaacataaaatgaagaatattGTTTGGACAAAAGGTGCATCAGGATTAgatggaaaatttcaatctgGCTCAGag CtggatttttatatagatCACGATATGATTCATATTGCGGACACGAAAGTAGCACATCGTTATGGAGACTTCTTCATTCgcaaaattctaaaatttgaagaattaaaTCGCAAGTTAcatcatataaaaatttaa
- the LOC132906782 gene encoding developmentally-regulated GTP-binding protein 2 — MGILEKISEIEKEIARTQKNKATEYHLGLLKAKLAKYRSQLLEPPKKSEKGEGFDVLKSGDARVALIGFPSVGKSTLLSTLTHTESEAASYEFTTLTCIPGVIEYKGANIQLLDLPGIIEGAAQGKGRGRQVIAVARTADLVLMMLDATKQDVQRQLLEKELESVGIRLNKKKPNIYFKIKKGGGLAFNSTCPLTKVDEKLVQMILHEYKIFNAEVLFREDCSADELIDVINANRVYLPCLYVHNKIDQISIEEVDRIARQPNSVVVSCNMKLNLDFLLETLWEYLSLIRVYTKKPGQPPDFEDGLILRKGVTVEHVCHAIHRTLAQQFKYALVWGTSTKYSPQRVGVQHVMHDEDVIQVVKK; from the exons ATGggtatattagaaaaaatatctgagattgaaaaagaaattgctcGAACGCAAAAGAATAAAG ctACTGAATATCATTTAGGTTTATTAAAAGCAAAACTTGCAAAGTATAGATCACAACTTTTAGAACCACCAAAGAAATctgaaaaaggagaaggatTTGATGTATTAAAATCAGGAGATGCAAGAGTAGCTTTAATAGGTTTTCCTTCCGTAGGAAAATCTACTTTGTTAAGTACATTAACACACACAGAATCTGAAGCAGCATCTTATGAATTTACTACTTTAACTTGTATACCTGgtgtaattgaatataaaggAGCTAATATTCAACTTCTTGATCTTCCTGGAATAATTGAAGGTGCTGCACAG GGTAAAGGGAGAGGTAGACAAGTAATAGCTGTTGCAAGAACAGCAGACTTAGTTCTTATGATGCTAGATGCTACTAAACAAGATGTACAAAGACAACTCCTAGAAAAAGAATTGGAATCAGTTGGCATACGacttaataagaaaaaaccaaacatatattttaagataaaaaaGGGAGGTGGATTGGCATTCAACTCCACATGTCCATTAACAAAAGTAGATGAGAAATTAGTGCAAATGATTTTacatgaatataaaattttcaatgcaGAAGTTCTATTTCGTGAAGATTGCAGTGCAGATGAGTTAATCGATGTGATTAATGCTAACAGAGTATATTTACCATGTCTTTATGTACATAACAAAATAGATCAAATATCCATAGAAGAAGTGGATAGAATTGCCAGGCAGCCTAATAGCGTAGTAGTTag ttgtaatatgaaattgaatCTAGATTTCCTTCTTGAAACATTGTGggaatatttatctttaataaGAGTTTATACAAAAAAACCTGGACAACCACCTGATTTTGAAGATGgtttaatattaagaaaagGGGTTACTGTAGAACATGTATGTCATGCAATTCACCGTACACTTGCTCAACAATTTAAATATGCTCTTGTTTGG ggTACAAGTACCAAGTATTCACCACAACGAGTAGGAGTGCAACATGTTATGCACGATGAAGACGTTATTCAagtagttaaaaaataa
- the LOC132906784 gene encoding ras-related protein Rab-40C: MAAGEASTTKSRQEKQYDYLLKFLLVGDSDVGKQEILSGLEDGAAESPFCSGSAYKTTTILLDGKRVKLQLWDTSGQGRFCTIIRSYSRGAQGIFLVYDITNKWSFDGIDRWLKEVEEHAPGVPKVLVGNRLHLAFKRQVGERDAEAYAAKNHMAFFEVSPLCDFNIRESFSELSRMALHRNGMERLWRSNKVLSLQELACRAIVARTTVYGIDQLPLPKSIKSHLKSYAMTTTSQLRYNGNRSLSSSKSLGSHHRKLRFVGVGHNGLSTPGSSPGSITDSRTSCVGRNSCTIS; the protein is encoded by the exons ATGGCTGCAGGTGAGGCCAGCACAACAAAGTCTCGTCAAGAAAAACAATACGATTATCTCCTCAAATTTCTGCTGGTCGGTGACAGTGACGTTGGAAAACAAGAAATCTTGAGTGGACTCGAAGATGGTGCTGCCGAATCTCCGTTTTGCAGCGGCAGTG CATATAAAACTACTACTATCTTATTGGATGGAAAGAgagtaaaattacaattatggGACACATCAGGTCAAGGTAGATTTTGTACAATAATTAGATCTTATTCTCGTGGGGCTCAAGGTATATTTTTAGTCTATGACATTACCAATAAATGGTCTTTTGATGGCATTGATAGATGGTTAAAGGAAGTTGAAGAG CATGCTCCTGGAGTACCGAAAGTACTTGTTGGTAATCGCCTTCACTTAGCTTTTAAAAGACAAGTGGGAGAACGTGATGCTGAAGCATATGCAGCTAAAAATCATATGGCATTTTTTGAAGTTTCACCTCTTtgtgattttaatattcgtGAAAGTTTTTCTGAACTTTCTCGAATGGCTTTACATCGAAATGGAATGGAAAGATTATGGAGATCTAATAAAG TTCTCAGTCTTCAAGAACTTGCATGTCGTGCAATAGTTGCAAGAACAACAGTTTATGGTATTGATCAGCTTCCATTGCCTAAATCCATTAAATCTCATTTGAAATCTTACGCAATGACAACTACATctcaattacgttataatggaAATAGATCATTGAGCTCTAGTAAAAGTCTAGGTTCTCATCACCGAAAATTACGTTTTGTTGGTGTAGGTCATAATGGACTATCAACTCCAGGTAGTTCACCTGGTAGTATAACAGATTCTCGTACCAGTTGTGTCGGTCGTAATTCTTGCACAATATCTTGA